The Phycisphaerae bacterium DNA window TCGGGCGGCATGCCGATCTTTAGGGTGAGCGGAGCAAGACACTCGGACAGAAACTCGAGGCCGCCGGAGACACGGAACGTGCCGATGGCCACGAAGATAGCCACGAGGTAGGGCAGGATCCGGATGAAGACGTCGAAGCCTTCCTTCCCGCCGGTGACGAAGGACTCATAGACTTTTGCCCGCTTGATCATCGCGTAACCGATGATGAGCAGAAAGATCACCGGGATGGTGAACATCGAGATCTGGTTGAGAATGAGCTTGAAGGTCATCATGACGGTTGCTCCTTTCCGCTCTTGGCGACCGCCGCATCGGTCTGTGGCTCAATCCCCTCGCGTTGGGCCTCGGCCAGGGCCGCGTTGAGCGAGAACATGGGGAGCCGCCCGAGCAGCCGGGCTCCCAGGATGGCCACGATCGTCGATGTGGCCCCGGCGATCATGCAGGTGCCGATGATCTCGAATGGGTCGCTGCACCCGGCGGACTTGCGCAGGGCCAAGAGCGTGGTCGGCAGGAGGGCGAAGCCGGCCGTGTTGTAGGCCAGGAGCATGACCTGCGAGTCGCTGGCCACGCCCTTGTGCGGGTTGAGTTCCTGGAGTTGCTCCATTGCCTTGAGGCCGAACGGCGTGGCGGCGTTGCCCAGGCCGAGGATGGTGGTGGTCATGTTCATCAGGATGGCCCCGTTGGCCGGGTGGTCGCGGGGCACCTGCGGGAACAGGAGCCGGATGATCGGGTGAAAGACGTGTGCGACAAGCTGCACGATGCCTGCATCCTCGCCGACCTTCATCAAGCCGAGGAATAGCACCATCGCCGCGACCAACCCCAGGCAGATCTCGAAACCTCTCTGGGCATAGTCGAAGGCGGCATCGGTCATGGACTGAAGCGTCACCAGCGAGCCGCGCCCGACGGACCTGTCGTTGACCACCACCTCATACTTGCCGGAATCGTCGCTGTCCCACTTGAGCAGATGGCCGCCCTGGACCTGTCTGGCCGAGATAAGCCACGGCCGGCCCTGGTCCTTAGCCTTCGCGTCGGCAGGCAGGTCAAGACCTTCGGGTCCAAGCCAGAGTCGGAAATCGAACGATGCCGCGCGGTCACCGGAATCCTTGATACGCACGGTCAGCATGTTGAGCCCGTGTCGGACCGCATCGGCCGGGATAACCGTGGTTGTCGGCAGGTAGTGCTGCGCCACACACAACCCGAATGCCGCCAGGATCATCAGGCCCCAGACAGTGTTGATGTTCAGCAGGTAACGAATGATGCCGCCCAGTATCCTCATGAGTATGGGCCTCCTGAAAGCGAACGCGTTCGGCAGCGGCCGGCCCGGCCGTCGGGTATAGAGAGTATCAGACTTGTCCGTTTTTGCCGAGCGGCAGTGGCGGCCTGTTCCAGGGGTGCCACGATCGGCTTGCCTGCGGGGTACCGCTGGTGGCTTGTCTGTCGGTGCGGAGCCAACCTATCGTGGACAGCACCAGTTACAGGGCAACCGCTCTGAGGCCGGCTTGTGTGGCACCTTGTTTCGGCCGGACGAGGTGCACTGAACAGGCCAGGCACGGGTCGAAGGAGTGGATCACGCGCAGGGCTTCGATCGGCCGTGAGGTATCGGCGATGGGGGTGCCGATGAGGGCTTGCTCGATCGGGCCGGGCTGATTGGCGTCATCGCGAGGTGAGGCGTTCCAGGCCGTTGGGGTAATGACCTGGTAGCGGGCGATCTTGCGGTCTTCGATGCGGATCCAGTGACCCAGTGCTCCCCGCGGGGCCTCGGTCAGGCCGACGCCGCCGGCAGAGGCGGGCACGGGCTTCTGGACACAGGCAGTCTCGCCCGGAATCAACTGACTGAGCCACACATCCATCGCGTCGGCGACCTGCTTGGTCTCAAGTGTCCGGGCGATCAGCCGATCCATCACCGAGATGCCGCGACGATAGCGGCCGCTGATCCACATCCGGGCGAGCGGGCCGAGTTCGTGGACGATATTCTGGTAGCGAGGCGACTTGATCCACGAATAGGCACCCGGCTTGTCTGCGTCCGGCGCCGTGTTGCCCGAGGCCGGATTGAGAGTGCCGCAATCAGGCGTGTACCACGAGTGTTTGACTGATTCTGTGATGTCCGATTCGGCGAACGAGTGTAACTCTCCATTGGTGTAGCGGCCGCTGGGCAGCAGTCTGGCAGAACCACTGTTATCCAGATCGAAACCGCCGCAGGCGAGCAGATTTCCGCAGCCGGTACCAATCTGGAAGTAAGCGGGGAACAGAGTGCCCAATGTCCGGGCGTCCGGCACGAGCGCGCTTTCGACGAACACACGGACTT harbors:
- a CDS encoding nucleoside recognition domain-containing protein produces the protein MMTFKLILNQISMFTIPVIFLLIIGYAMIKRAKVYESFVTGGKEGFDVFIRILPYLVAIFVAIGTFRVSGGLEFLSECLAPLTLKIGMPPEVLPVALMRPLSGSGSLGLAAEVIQAKPDSFESQLASTVFGSTDTTFYVIAVYFGSVGIRKIRHAMIAGLLADAAGVLMAIWICSMIFK
- a CDS encoding nucleoside recognition domain-containing protein, coding for MRILGGIIRYLLNINTVWGLMILAAFGLCVAQHYLPTTTVIPADAVRHGLNMLTVRIKDSGDRAASFDFRLWLGPEGLDLPADAKAKDQGRPWLISARQVQGGHLLKWDSDDSGKYEVVVNDRSVGRGSLVTLQSMTDAAFDYAQRGFEICLGLVAAMVLFLGLMKVGEDAGIVQLVAHVFHPIIRLLFPQVPRDHPANGAILMNMTTTILGLGNAATPFGLKAMEQLQELNPHKGVASDSQVMLLAYNTAGFALLPTTLLALRKSAGCSDPFEIIGTCMIAGATSTIVAILGARLLGRLPMFSLNAALAEAQREGIEPQTDAAVAKSGKEQPS
- a CDS encoding nickel-dependent hydrogenase large subunit, coding for MKSRLTKGGPMPTTVKIDPITRIEGHMAVELTVDTVNGVQQVVDARSSGTMFRGFETLLIGRDPRDATPYTQRICGVCPIGHGMASAMALEDACGIKPPHNGRILRNLVLGTDFLHSHILHFYHLAALDYINTTGILDKPPWSPGYTAADMIDGATARTLVEHYITALAMRRKAHQMGAIFGGRMPCAASFVVGGATDVVTNDKISAFRSLLAEVRVFVESALVPDARTLGTLFPAYFQIGTGCGNLLACGGFDLDNSGSARLLPSGRYTNGELHSFAESDITESVKHSWYTPDCGTLNPASGNTAPDADKPGAYSWIKSPRYQNIVHELGPLARMWISGRYRRGISVMDRLIARTLETKQVADAMDVWLSQLIPGETACVQKPVPASAGGVGLTEAPRGALGHWIRIEDRKIARYQVITPTAWNASPRDDANQPGPIEQALIGTPIADTSRPIEALRVIHSFDPCLACSVHLVRPKQGATQAGLRAVAL